The Pseudalkalibacillus hwajinpoensis DNA window AGGAAGTCCGCCTACGTTGTGATGGGACTTAATCGTTTGAGCTGTTGCTGTTCCACTTTCAACGATATCTGTATAAAGCGTTCCCTGAGCAAGGAAGGACATGTCTTCAAGCTTTTCTGATTCTTCTTCAAACACGTAGATGAATTCGTTCCCGATGATTTTACGCTTCTTCTCTGGATCTGTAACGCCTTTTAGCTTTGTCAGGAAGCGATCTGCCGCATCAATTTTGATCAGGTTCATTTCGAACCCATCACCAAATGTCTTCATAACACTATCCGCTTCATCTTTACGAAGAAGACCGTGATCAACAAACATACATGTTAACTGGTCACCAATTGCTCGATGAATCAGGGCTGCAACAACAGAAGAGTCAACACCTCCGCTTAGTGCACAGAGAACTTTCTTATTTCCTACAGCTTCACGGATTGTATCAATTTGCTCATCAATGAAGTTTTCCATTGACCAGTTTCCTTCACATTCACACACTTTATAGACAAAGTTCTTCAACAGTTCGTTTCCGTGCTCAGTATGACGAACTTCCGGGTGGAACTGAACACCATAAAGGTGACGGGAAGAGTCACTCATTGCAGCAACTGGGCAAGATGGGTTAGTAGCAGCTACCTCAAATCCTTCTGGTGGAGCCGTTACAAGATCTCCGTGACTCATCCATACGGACTGCTCTTCTGGCAGGCCTTCATAAAGAGGAGATTGATGTACGACTTTAAGCAAGGCTTTACCGTATTCACGGTGCTTTGCGGCTTCCACTCCCCCACCAAAATGATGCGTCATAAGCTGCATACCGTAGCAAATGCCAAGAACGGGAATGCCAAGTTCAAAAATTTCTTCGTCACAGCGTGGGGCATCTTCGCCGTACACGCTGTTCGGTCCACCTGAGAAAATAATTCCTTTAGGGTTAATCTTTTTAACTTCTTCTGCTGTAATGGTGTTCGGATGCAATTCACTAAATACACCCAGGTCACGAATACGTCTTGCGATTAGCTGATTGTACTGCCCACCAAAGTCGAGGACAATAATGGATTCCTGTTCTTCTAACATCTAATTCCCTCACTTCTATTTAGTCTCTGCTAGTATTTCCTTAAATCGGTTCGAAACACTGATTCCTGCATCATATCAGCTTTTCTGGTGCTTTCACCCCAATAAAAATATAAAAAAAGCCAGAACTCTGCCATGGTACAAAGGCAGAATCCTGGTTTTTACTAGGAGTATCTGCCTTCATAGTCAGATCATTTACGGTGATCCGGTAGAGACTTCTGGGCCTTATTCCCAGGGATATACGAAGGTTACATCTTACTCTCGATTAAACTATGGATTCATTCTATCAACCGTCTATACAGCGGTCAAGATTCCATCTTTTTGATTAAATTTTCCCACAATTCCCTCATTTCATGCCATGAGGTATCGCTTGTTTTTCCTCGATAGTAATTTTCCTCATAGCTCCTCGTTAAGACCTTCATATCCTGCGTCTGAAGCTCTCGATCGACTTGCACCGCATATTCCCTGAGCGTCTGATCATTTCCACGTTTTATCCCGTGAAGTTCTAGAAGCCAGAGGAGACGGAAATAAGCTTCAGAAAGAGCCCTTCCATCGTCACGCTTTCTATAGCGGGATATAACAATACGCTTTAGCCACTTCTTATAATTTATAAACACAAGATAAGCGAGAGCCATCAGTAAGAGAACAAGTCCAATTGTATGCCAGATCGTCCACTCAAAAGAGAAGGATGATGATCCAGACGAGGATGCCTGCTGGTCAATCGCCTGCTCAGGCTGCTGAGCCTGTTCTTCTTCAGGCTGAACCGGGTCGGGTGTTTCTGTATTTGAGGCTTCATTGGCATTGTAATCATTCACAAAATCAGCTTGACCTGAAAATCCTCTCGTTGGTTCGAATGGCACCCAGCCAATTCCAGGAAAATAAGCTTCCACCCATGAGTGGGCATTGTTGTTTGTAATTTCATACTCACGATAGTCTCCAGCCGCCTCGACGAACTCACCTTCCGTAAATCCTTTCACCCAGCGTGCCGGAATCCCCAGACTTCTAAGGAGTACCGTCATGGAACTAGAATAGTTATCACAATACCCTAGCTTACTTTCAAATAAAAACTGATCAACATAATCCTCATTTTCACCAGGTACCTCTACATCCATTGTTTCATAAACGAATCCATTTCCAACGAAGTAATTCTCAATAGCTCGCGCTTTATCGTAAGGATTGGTTTCATCCCCTGTAATTTCTTCAGCAAGAGCGCCAACTCTTTCTGGTAGGGTTTCTGGCAATTGAAGATATCTTTCTTGTATCTGATTCGGATACTCGACCGGCGCGTCTCTTAATAGCTTTTCTGAGAAAGTAGGAGATTCATAAGCAAGGTCATAGTTATCAAGCACCAGAGGTTCACCGAGATTTTGTGTAAACACTTTCCCAGTAAGCGGATTTACTAGAAATTCAACATCTTCCCCTGTCTGTATATCAGTTACCTGACCGGGGTGAATAAGGAAATCGAAGTTCTCATTTCCACTCATGCTAATTTTTGTATCAAGCGCTTCGACTTCAACACTGTCTTCGAATAAGATTTCCGTACGACCTTCAAAAGGACTTCGATCATTGGATGACGCCTCCCAGCCTTTTCCGGTATACACGTCTTTCGTTTCAACGCGCCAGTAGCCTCGATCTTTAATTTCAGCTGTAAAAACTGGCGTGTCATCCATCACAAATGGACCACCAAGACGCGAGTCATCCTCACCATAGCCAATTTTGCTTATCCCGTTTCCATTCCCAGCTCCATCACCGTCACCAGTTGTCTTTTTTAAAAAAGGGACAGGGTCTGGCCACTGCGGCTCAGCCTTTGGTGCAATGTAGCCAAATAGTGATGAAAACGCAATGATAATAACGAGAGGCATCAGCCAGTATACAGGGAAACGTCCTTTTGAAAACGTAACGCCCTCCTGCTCCTGAATTCGAAGGATTTGCAATAAACCAAGCAAGATAAAACCAATCACAACGATACGAATAATTGCATTGTCGGCATTGTAGACGGTAAATGTATCAATAACTGAAATGTAGACAATTGTAACGAGAAGAAATAAAAAGATTCTTCTTGTTTGAATGAGCCAGTATTGCATTAAATAACTAATGAGCCATAAGAGAATGAAAAACAGAAGCGTTCGGAAAACGTTTGAAAGTCCTTCCCAATTTGTATCAAATAGGTATCCCACATTCTGAGAGACATCTGAGATAAAATATTCAAACCAGAGAAAATCAAAGAATGGTCCCGGAAAAAACATGGCGTGTAGGGCATATATTAACAAAGCTGCTTTAATTGGAAACGATAACCAGAACGGCAATTGGAAATATGAAAGGAGAAACACAAACGCTGTAAACAAAATAAAAATTTCTGTCTGTCCTGTATCGGTTAAAACAGTGAGTGGTCTTAACCACTCCCAGAATAATAGAAAACCAAGACCATAAAGGAGCAGGGAGAACAGCCAGTCTGTTTTTTCATTAACTTGTTGCACGCTTCCCACCTGCCTTTATCTCATCATTAAATACGTCCCCTGCTATCGCATGAGCTTTCACACCATATTGGGTAAGCTTATTCAATTCCGCCTGATCTTCTAACGTTAAATGTTCGGTTACATAGAAAAATTCAACATGCACCTTTCGTGACACGAGCTCTTTGAGTGTCGACGTAAATCCACTTTCGAGCGACGCACTAATCATGAACACACCTGTCCCAGCAGGAAAATGATGGGCTTCTTTTTTTACAATCGTATCGAATCGCGCGCTGCTGTCTGCTTCTATCCGCGCAAGATGATGAAAAATTCTGCGACGCTGTGCCTTGCCACCGTTTATAGTCAAAACAGAATGATCTTTTCCAGAAGAGACAAGACCGATCATAGCGTTTTGCCTTAAGGCCGAATTGGTTACTGAAGCAACCAGACGTACTGCCTTCTCAAATAAAGGAGATCCTTCTTGCCCATAGTGAGCAGTCTCGCGATCGAGAAAAACCATAAAATCCTGGCTGATTTGCTGTTCAAACTGTTTCGTTAATAGCTTCGAACCTTTTGCTGTTGCTTTCCAATCAATCCAGGATAGCTTGTCACCCGGTACATAATCCCTGATACTAACAGCTGTCGAATAATC harbors:
- the guaA gene encoding glutamine-hydrolyzing GMP synthase, which encodes MLEEQESIIVLDFGGQYNQLIARRIRDLGVFSELHPNTITAEEVKKINPKGIIFSGGPNSVYGEDAPRCDEEIFELGIPVLGICYGMQLMTHHFGGGVEAAKHREYGKALLKVVHQSPLYEGLPEEQSVWMSHGDLVTAPPEGFEVAATNPSCPVAAMSDSSRHLYGVQFHPEVRHTEHGNELLKNFVYKVCECEGNWSMENFIDEQIDTIREAVGNKKVLCALSGGVDSSVVAALIHRAIGDQLTCMFVDHGLLRKDEADSVMKTFGDGFEMNLIKIDAADRFLTKLKGVTDPEKKRKIIGNEFIYVFEEESEKLEDMSFLAQGTLYTDIVESGTATAQTIKSHHNVGGLPEDMKLDLIEPLNMLFKDEVRIVGTELGLPDEIVWRQPFPGPGLGIRVIGEVTEEKLKVVRESDAILREEIKKAGLDREIWQYFTALPDFRSVGVMGDARTYDYTIGVRAVTSIDGMTSDWARIPFEILEIISTRIVNEVDHVNRVVYDITSKPPATIEWE
- a CDS encoding DUF4129 domain-containing transglutaminase family protein, which encodes MQQVNEKTDWLFSLLLYGLGFLLFWEWLRPLTVLTDTGQTEIFILFTAFVFLLSYFQLPFWLSFPIKAALLIYALHAMFFPGPFFDFLWFEYFISDVSQNVGYLFDTNWEGLSNVFRTLLFFILLWLISYLMQYWLIQTRRIFLFLLVTIVYISVIDTFTVYNADNAIIRIVVIGFILLGLLQILRIQEQEGVTFSKGRFPVYWLMPLVIIIAFSSLFGYIAPKAEPQWPDPVPFLKKTTGDGDGAGNGNGISKIGYGEDDSRLGGPFVMDDTPVFTAEIKDRGYWRVETKDVYTGKGWEASSNDRSPFEGRTEILFEDSVEVEALDTKISMSGNENFDFLIHPGQVTDIQTGEDVEFLVNPLTGKVFTQNLGEPLVLDNYDLAYESPTFSEKLLRDAPVEYPNQIQERYLQLPETLPERVGALAEEITGDETNPYDKARAIENYFVGNGFVYETMDVEVPGENEDYVDQFLFESKLGYCDNYSSSMTVLLRSLGIPARWVKGFTEGEFVEAAGDYREYEITNNNAHSWVEAYFPGIGWVPFEPTRGFSGQADFVNDYNANEASNTETPDPVQPEEEQAQQPEQAIDQQASSSGSSSFSFEWTIWHTIGLVLLLMALAYLVFINYKKWLKRIVISRYRKRDDGRALSEAYFRLLWLLELHGIKRGNDQTLREYAVQVDRELQTQDMKVLTRSYEENYYRGKTSDTSWHEMRELWENLIKKMES
- a CDS encoding DUF58 domain-containing protein: MRDRLANNRVLKSLFLALLFLTTFSYAMFQGGFVSWFLFYSFLPFALYSLLLIFYPLNGLKMKRTLSHTELTDGQELMVTIHVERNNRFPLFYLVVEDVLPERLIPFARESSSRYQKRSLALLLPMFRRELSFSYSIKSIPRGEYHFKKLRCKTGDMFGFVQHEEAIESAQAIFVLPAYQEISWSPYNQQLSGTRPSPRKADLDYSTAVSIRDYVPGDKLSWIDWKATAKGSKLLTKQFEQQISQDFMVFLDRETAHYGQEGSPLFEKAVRLVASVTNSALRQNAMIGLVSSGKDHSVLTINGGKAQRRRIFHHLARIEADSSARFDTIVKKEAHHFPAGTGVFMISASLESGFTSTLKELVSRKVHVEFFYVTEHLTLEDQAELNKLTQYGVKAHAIAGDVFNDEIKAGGKRATS